The Polynucleobacter sp. TSB-Sco08W16 genome includes a region encoding these proteins:
- a CDS encoding MotA/TolQ/ExbB proton channel family protein, with amino-acid sequence MYSILLSAGWPIWPLLIISIIGLAIVIERSWYLRQVHIFPKGSLEAVFSSANQLLSQKTLPNEQMAQLTQLSPASPLLACALREKSAGNHAQSALEELQAVAQATWLKFDRYLGALATIATIAPLLGLFGTVVGMIEIFGSQGAINGAGSPQQLAHGISVALYNTAFGLMIAIPALAAWRALRAIANQRQRECEEFTRQLFKKLYPTESMQ; translated from the coding sequence ATGTACTCCATCTTACTATCTGCCGGCTGGCCTATTTGGCCCCTTTTAATCATTTCGATCATTGGCTTAGCCATTGTTATAGAGCGCAGCTGGTATCTGCGCCAAGTTCATATTTTTCCTAAAGGTAGTCTAGAAGCGGTTTTTTCCTCTGCCAATCAGTTGCTGAGCCAAAAAACATTGCCCAATGAGCAAATGGCACAGCTAACTCAACTATCCCCGGCAAGCCCTTTGCTTGCCTGCGCTTTGCGTGAGAAATCTGCAGGCAATCATGCTCAATCGGCATTAGAAGAACTGCAAGCAGTGGCACAAGCAACTTGGCTCAAGTTTGATCGCTATCTAGGAGCGCTGGCGACGATTGCCACCATAGCCCCGTTGCTAGGTTTATTTGGCACTGTAGTGGGCATGATTGAAATCTTTGGTAGTCAAGGAGCCATCAATGGTGCTGGTAGCCCTCAACAACTTGCGCACGGCATCTCTGTTGCGCTTTACAACACTGCATTTGGTTTGATGATTGCGATTCCTGCGCTGGCCGCTTGGCGCGCATTACGTGCAATCGCAAACCAACGTCAGCGTGAGTGCGAAGAGTTCACGCGCCAGTTATTTAAAAAACTATACCCAACCGAATCAATGCAATGA